The nucleotide sequence TCTCGAACCGTTTGACCTACTTAGTTTTCAATGATCTCAAACTCAAACTCAGTACCTTAACTCAAGGCCTATCAGCGTTTGTGGACGGGAATTATAGGGGAAAATATCAAAGAAGTCAAGAGGTTTTCGAAAGAAATTTGATGAAATTAACTAAACTGTAAAAAACGTTCACAATCGCTTCTATAATATATAGATTTTTTGATTTACTTACTCAAATTTTTCTTTTACACGTCGCGTCGCATTCATAAAGCGAACGGAGTCTCTTCCCATTTTAGTTACAATCATACAACCTGCTTCGATACTTTTATCACTCAGTTGCTCTTTTACGTTTATCGCAGTGCGTACCGCTTGGATTGCCAAAACCATCTCTTCTATGGATTTGTCGATTTGATCTTCTTGATCCGCATGTTCCATCAGGATCGAAAAAATCTCTTCAAAATGCCAATGTTTAAACAACATTGCACTCACCTGTGCCGATGTGACATCCGTAAACTCTTTTTCTATTTCATCCACTGAATTGGATTCAAGCATTTCTCGAAAGACTTCCCCGTATGAGCTTTCTGTCAACTCTTTTGCTATGATCACTTTCCCCGTCTCCATCAAAAAAGCAAGCGGTATCATGATTTTTGAGCGTTCGACATCAACTCCCATATACCATTGAAACATCAATGCATTTTGCATTGCACTGATTTTGGCAAAATCTTCATTGCTCAATCCGTACGGCGACATATCGATTTCAAAATTGCGATCCATCGATGCTTTTAGCGCCAATGCACGAACCGTCCCTAACCCGAACAAAGTAACGGCCTGCATCACCGAAACAATACGGTTTCTTAACCCGTATATCGGAGAGTTTACTTTTGACAAAATATCGGCAGTCAACAGAGGATCTCCCTCAATGATGGAAACGATGCTTTTCATATCCGGTTCACCCTGACGAAAGGCTTCTTCAAGTTTTACCACCGAAGCGGGGAGCGGAGGAAGAGAGTGTATTTTGGCAATAATGGATTCAAATCCCATTCTTTTTACTCTCCATAGTATGTCTTCTTATTCTCGTTTAGGCTACGAACTGCTTTTTTCACGTTCGACATCCACCATCACCTCTAAATGACTCGACCCGCTTCCGCTCACTACCCCTTGCATCGGAGAGATATCACTGTAATCACGTCCATAGCCTAAAAGTATGTGTTGATCCATCGGGACCATATTATTGGTCGGATCGAAATCAAACCATCCAAAGCCTGGGAAAAAGACCGAAAACCATGCATGGGATGCATCTGAACCGAATAGTTTTTCTGCCCCTTCAGGAGGAATAGTCTCAATATATCCGCTCATATAACGGGCACAGACTCCAATTCCTCTCAAAGCGGTTAATGCAAAATGGACAAAATCTTGACAAACCCCTTTCTTTTCAGAAAAAACCGTCTCGACCGGTGTACTCAGATCACTAAAACCGCTCACAAAAGCAAAATCGGTAAAAATCCGCTCGATGAATTCCACGATTCCCTCATAAAGTGAGCGTTCCGGTTTAATGGATTGCAGCACATAATTTAAAATCTCCATCGAAGCAATAGGCAACAACGGGCTTTTCAAACTGAATTGTTTTGCTTCAATGATTTCAGGAGTCAGAAACATCATACGTTCCAATATTTGAGCATACGTCAGGCTTGCTGCCCTGCTTCTGCTTTCATGGTGTCTCTCCAGCGAGTCATAATTGATTTCAACACGTGATTGTGCAACCACATCTAGGACAGTATGCGGTTCACGTACTAATAGATGATGCAAATGATTTCCGAAAAAATCGTCGTATGGTTCGATCTCTGCCGCTACGGGTTTGGTCGTCAAATCAAAATTCAGTACCTTCTGAATTGATGTATTCCTAGGTTGAAGACGGATAAGATTGTGACTGAATCCAACCTCATGCTGATAAAAAAAGCGGGTACTGTGGTAAATAGTATAAATCATTGGCTACTCATCATAATGGGCAAAATAAGTTTTGGAAAGTTCTCCGGAAGCCAATAATAACCGCGTCGAGAGGCCTGAGAGGAGTGTTTCCAGTTCACCTCGTATATATTCATCGCTTTGGACAGAACACATTCGATCTATTTTGCTCAAACGCATCATCGAAAACGCTTCAAAAACAGGTTCTTCATATCGACTAAGATAGATGGCATTTTTAAATTTCGGCAATTGCGGGAATAGT is from Sulfuricurvum sp. and encodes:
- a CDS encoding transglutaminase family protein, whose amino-acid sequence is MIYTIYHSTRFFYQHEVGFSHNLIRLQPRNTSIQKVLNFDLTTKPVAAEIEPYDDFFGNHLHHLLVREPHTVLDVVAQSRVEINYDSLERHHESRSRAASLTYAQILERMMFLTPEIIEAKQFSLKSPLLPIASMEILNYVLQSIKPERSLYEGIVEFIERIFTDFAFVSGFSDLSTPVETVFSEKKGVCQDFVHFALTALRGIGVCARYMSGYIETIPPEGAEKLFGSDASHAWFSVFFPGFGWFDFDPTNNMVPMDQHILLGYGRDYSDISPMQGVVSGSGSSHLEVMVDVEREKSSS
- a CDS encoding HDOD domain-containing protein, with amino-acid sequence MGFESIIAKIHSLPPLPASVVKLEEAFRQGEPDMKSIVSIIEGDPLLTADILSKVNSPIYGLRNRIVSVMQAVTLFGLGTVRALALKASMDRNFEIDMSPYGLSNEDFAKISAMQNALMFQWYMGVDVERSKIMIPLAFLMETGKVIIAKELTESSYGEVFREMLESNSVDEIEKEFTDVTSAQVSAMLFKHWHFEEIFSILMEHADQEDQIDKSIEEMVLAIQAVRTAINVKEQLSDKSIEAGCMIVTKMGRDSVRFMNATRRVKEKFE